The Synchiropus splendidus isolate RoL2022-P1 chromosome 5, RoL_Sspl_1.0, whole genome shotgun sequence DNA window tctctctggtgttgtatTATTGTGCGGGAGCAGGTGCTGCCGGCCCAATTACCATACAGCTGAAAGCACAAAGAGAAAAAGTTTACTCCCTGTAAGCCCCCCACTCGCACCCCCCAcccctctttttttctctctctctcgccacAAAGTCCTTAATGACAGCCACGCGAGTGACACACCACCAGGTCTCTTTACTGCCCAGCAAGGAAACACACTAAGTGTTATaagtgtgtgtttcagctggTGTCAATGCTTTGAATATCAGGACATTTCTCACTGCGTTTTCCAAACACCACGATGGTGTAATTAGTTTATCGAAATTATTTGGACAGgttctgtaattgtgaaatgatttttttaaaggcaTGCCTTCTGGGATATAGGAGTTATATTGTTTCCTGATGGAGAGAATAATGTAGATATTTGGAATGGTGTAACagaaaagcactttttttccagacaaaaaGTAAAAGAAACGGATAACCAATCATCTGTTATCTAATTATGGACCCTACGAGATGCTTTTTGAAGACTTAAAACTGGCCATGTAATCTTTAATCTTACAAACGTTAATTTCAAACctaatttacatttaaatgagatACCACAGTGATGTATGCTGAACATAATTCCAATAAACTAGAGCCCATCAGAACTTGTGTAGAGTGTTATCATGTGAAAGCCACTGCAGGGGGACCTCCATAGGAATGTTGCCTAGCAGATGGTCGTTGTTGGGGCGGGTGGTCGACTGGCCCCGGGGAAAAGGCTTCACCATAACCGCCGAATATGAGAGTAATGTGCCAACAATAAGACGCAACATTCAGTCACGATGAACATTCTCTTGATGTGGAAGATTTCGGACAGTAGAGAAAGAATTTGTCGGAATGTAGATGGACCCTTGGCTCCCCGGAGGAGGGAGGCATCAGGGGAAGCGAGGGGTTGTTGCACATTTAACAGCTCACTAGCCATTTGGTCTGTCCCTTTGAGAGAAAGAGATGAGAGGGGGGGGGACAAGTTGTGCTCCCCCCTCCTCTTTTGTGATGGCCCGGGGCGGACTTGTGACTGTGGAAGGGAGGGgaaggagaggagcagaggggCTCATTTGCATCTTATTACCCTTCGCCTAGTGGGCCGGTATAAAACTCTGAGCGGGGCAGGAGACCCATCAGACACTGAGagagacactgacacacaagttTGTTTGCATTTGATTACATTTATCGCTTTCAACCAAGTtctaaaaagaaacaaacaagatcATCCAGATTTCCTGCGCACTTTTGATTGGAATTAACAAACAGGGGATTTCGTCAAAAGGACTTTTCTCCGTGGCGGcggattatttttcttttctgcatCGAATGGGAAAATAGAGGATCTTTGGATCGTCTTTGCTGTTCGTCAACTTTGCCCAATGATTGTTTGAGAAGTCGCGGAGCTTTCGCTGCTTGTGTGAAGGGCTGTCATCATGATGGGACGCCTGTGTCTGCCACTGGTGGTCGCTGTCGCCCTCCTCACCTGCCAGGTAGGTCCAACATCAGCGCGCTGGAGTCCGAGTGTCACTTCGCCGTCATTTGTTTTACGTTCGCTTCGTGTTGTCTGTGTGCGCTCAGGTTTCGGCCTCAGGTGTGTTCGAGCTGAAACTACAGGAATTCCTCAATAAGAAAGGGGTGACGGGGAACGCCAACTGCTGTCCGGGAGGCTCGTCGCATCCACAGGGCCACCAGCAGTGTGAATGCAAGACCTTCTTCCGGATATGTTTGAAGCATTACCAAGCCAGCGTGTCGCCCGAACCTCCCTGCACTTACGGCGGAGCTGTGACCCCCGTCCTGGGCTCCAACTCCTTCCAGGTGCCGGAGACCAACGCTGACAGCTTCACCAACCCAGTCCGCTTCAACTTCGGCTTCACTTGGCCGGTATGTTTACGCGCTCGCTAGTGATTTTTGTGTCGTTTGAGCGTCCTCAAATTAACCCCTGTCACTTGTACGCGCGACTTCTCCACATTGTTGTGGATGTTCATGGCAGCAGATGCTCCGAAACTTGTGAGGGTCTTTGTCAGCAGCGTGTGAGAGGGGCCATTGTCGCGTTTCTGTGCTCTTCGGTAGGGGACAGCGACGGGAGGGGGGTGTTTTGGGGTGAATAGAAAAAGGGGGGGCGAGGTCCACCAAACGCCTCTTTGCGCCACGTCCAAGCGTGGTGGGAAATTTAACATCCTCTGTGTTGGCACATCATTGGCAGCACAGCGTGAAATTCCGCCTGGTTTGGTTTTACGGTGGTGTCAAGAGTGTGATAGTAGCACGACTCTGAAAGGGGAGCAGGTATAGTGGCCCTTATTAGGCCCGAGTGGGAGGGAGACATGCAGGCCCAGCAGCTGTtgactctctctgtctctctttctcctcaGGGAACGTTTTCACTGATCATTGAAGCTCTACATACTGACTCTCTGGACGACCTGGCGACAGGTGGGTGACAGAAAGGAAGCAGTGATGGCTTCTCATTTTCTCttaaatcattcattcatctaaTGCTTGTGGTCGACGAAGTCATCCCAAACCACAAACATGTCTGTATTACGCACTATAAAGTACATatctttgttattattttgagcTGGTATAACTATCTTAAAAGCAGGTGCCAGTTCAAGTGTTATATTTGAGGCTGTTATCTTTATGGCCGTTCTTATCACTACGGCTCTAATGATGGCTAACGGACCACATCACAGGATTGTGTGGTCAAGATAGTGGAAAAGCAGGTGGTCGCTGATAGCGTTTATTGctcaagaaaaaaatgcaacttTATAATACTAAGTAGGTACTTAATGCAGTGATGACGGCACATTTTAGAATTTGTAAATGTGTACCGATATAAAGCTGTAAAAAGAATCAGCTCTAATAtgcagtttaaataaaacacccAGTAAAGCAGTGGTATCCAAATGGACTATAACACATAGATGACATGATCTAAACAAGCTTGAACTTGCACTTGTATATTCGATAAGTTGCTGAGCAGTGTTTTGAATGTGAGGTGAATGAAAATCCAACTCTTGATGTGGTTACTCATGACAATCTGTATCTTTTTTCCAGACAACCCAGAGCGATTGATCAGCAGGATCACCACTCAGCGGCACCTCACTGTGGGAGAGGAATGGTCCAAAGACATGCAGATCTCTGGCCGGACTGAACTGCGTTACTCCTACCGCTTCCTGTGTGACGAGTACTACTACGGCGAAGGATGCTCTGTCTTGTGCCGACCCAGAGATGATGCTTTTGGACACTTTACCTGCGGCGAGCGTGGAGAGATCATCTGCAACTCCGGCTGGAAGGGGCAGTACTGCACTGAACGTGAGTGTTTACAAATCAAGGAAGTTAATTACTAATTACTCAGGATTGTGGGTCGGCGATTCGGATATGCTATGAATGACCCCGATGCGTTATCAAAGGGTTTGGGCAAACGTTTGATAATTATTCTCGAACAATGTGAAGTTTctaaaacaacttctcaaagtTAATTTCCCCAACAGTCACTTGGCTATCTTCATTGTTTGGGGACTATTTCCACCTCCTAATGCGGGGCCCGTGTGCAACAGGCGTCAGTCAGTTATCCCATTGCACCAGAGGCCTCCATTCTAATGAGCCGCACTGGCTCCTCAGTAATTCACACGCCGCGTGCCTTCCATTAGACCACTGGGGCCTCCTCGCTCCAAACCTCCTCCCCGATTGGCAAAGTGGGGGTCCTGTATTGTTGTGCGACGGGCCAGTGATTGGCCAAGCGGGGTTGTGTATTGTTGTGGAGGGGGCAGCTGCTCGGTGAGAGGAGACAATGGAGCAGCTGTCTGGTGGTTAGCTCCACACAGACCAGCTGGCCCTGGGGGAGGATGAGGGGAGTGAGGAGTGAAGGAGGAGAGAATttagaagaagagaggaggagcagcagctagAGGGGAAGAACGATGGAAGAGGAAGGGAGAAGAGCAGGAttagagggagggaggaggggacaGGGGCCAAGGGTGAGAAAAGGGACTTCAGACCCTCAGTCAAGGGGAGAAAGGAGGCTTTGTGTGGGTCGCTTTTGTGTTAGAGAGCAACCATGTTAATGTTGGGAGCTCGTTGGCTTGTTCCTCTTTAGTGTCCAAAACTGAAAGTAAATTACGCTGAGAACAAAGTTTCTGGAATCCCTTGATGAGTCCAAGTATCATTCCTATGGGTTTGAGTGCTTGGTTTGTCACAAAGAAAGTACCAATTTCCACAACTAAGGTGTGAAATGTGTAAACGTATCACCatcaataataattttaataattgtTCTTCTGTCCATGCAGCGATCTGTCTTCCTGGCTGTGATGAAGACCATGGCTTCTGCGATAAACCCGGAGAGTGCAAGTATGTTCCAAATCAAACTCATAAATCCAGATTTCCTCCTTGTCGATGTTGTAACTAACCAACTTGTTGTGTTCATAGGTGTCGCGTGGGCTTCAGTGGCCGATACTGTGACGACTGCATCCGTTACCCGGGCTGCCTCCATGGCACCTGCCAACAACCCTGGCAATGTAACTGCCAAGAAGGGTGGGGTGGTCTCTTCTGCAACCAGGGTGAGTGCTTCTCACGATTCTCAAACGTTCATATTTGGCCGTATTTGACATGTTGGCTAAGTGTCACTGTCCTTCTCCACGACAGATCTCAACTACTGTACTCACCACAAGCCCTGTCTCAATGGTGCCACCTGCACCAACACTGGTCAAGGAAGTTACACTTGTTCCTGCCTCCCGGGATACACAGGAGCAAGCTGTGAGATCGAGGTCAACGAATGTTCTGGAAACCCCTGTCGGAATGGAGGAAGTTGCATTGTGAGTATAACATCGGTACATCTGACATCTCAGGTTACCTTTACACCAGAGCCAAAAAGAAATCATGGTTTATTTACATCCTAGGACCACGACAACAGCTACCAGTGCACATGCCCTCCTGGCTTCTACGGCAACAATTGCGAGTTGAGTGCCAGTACCTGCGCTGACGGGCCTTGCTTCAACGCTGGCCGTTGTGTAGACAACCCCGAAGGCGGATACTTCTGCCAGTGTCCGTCAGGATACGCTGGTTTCAACTGTGAGAAGAAAATTGACCACTGCGATTCCAACCCATGTATGAATGGTAGGTCTTTGCTTGCTTCTAAATATTTAACCAGGAGTCCGAGAACTTTTAATTTGGGTactaatacatttttattctgcaggTGCAGAGTGTGTAGATCTGGTGAACTCTTATCTCTGCCGGTGTCCGGAGGGATTCTCTGGTCAAAACTGTGAGACCAGCGGCAGCATCGGTGGAGACTGTCAGTACTATCCTTGTCAGAATGGTGGAACCTGCCAGGAAGGACCAACAGGATACACCTGCACCTGCCCACCAGGTAATCTTGACTTCAAATCAATAATTGTAGCTTATTGTAATGTCATAGCtacatcatttacatttttctaacctactttttattttgcagGATACATTGGTGAAAACTGCAGCACTCCTCTGtctcgctgctctcacaatCCTTGCCACAATGGAGCAACCTGCCATGAGCGTAACAGTCGCTACGTTTGCGCCTGCATCCCCGGCTATGGTGGACGCAACTGCCAGTTCCTCTTACCCGACGCTCCCAGAGGTCAGCCTGTAGTGGACGGGCCGGACAAGCGCTACCTTTCTCGAGAAGGAGACATTGCTGATGATGCAGAAGACGACGACAGCCAGTTCCCCTGGACGGCCGTGTGCGCCGGCATCTTCCTCGTGCTGATCATGCTGATCGGCTGCTCTGTTCTGGTAGTTTACGTCCGGGTCAAGCTCTTGGACCGGCACAGTCACCACGGGGACAGCGTTCACAGCGACAGCCGAGAGACCATGAACAATCTGACCACGACCAACAATTTCCTTCGCAGCGACAAGGAGCTGGGCGCCATGATGACCACATctgtcaaaaacacaaataaaaaggtGGATTACAATTCAGAGCTGACCGGTTCCATTGGT harbors:
- the dld gene encoding delta-like protein D translates to MMGRLCLPLVVAVALLTCQVSASGVFELKLQEFLNKKGVTGNANCCPGGSSHPQGHQQCECKTFFRICLKHYQASVSPEPPCTYGGAVTPVLGSNSFQVPETNADSFTNPVRFNFGFTWPGTFSLIIEALHTDSLDDLATDNPERLISRITTQRHLTVGEEWSKDMQISGRTELRYSYRFLCDEYYYGEGCSVLCRPRDDAFGHFTCGERGEIICNSGWKGQYCTEPICLPGCDEDHGFCDKPGECKCRVGFSGRYCDDCIRYPGCLHGTCQQPWQCNCQEGWGGLFCNQDLNYCTHHKPCLNGATCTNTGQGSYTCSCLPGYTGASCEIEVNECSGNPCRNGGSCIDHDNSYQCTCPPGFYGNNCELSASTCADGPCFNAGRCVDNPEGGYFCQCPSGYAGFNCEKKIDHCDSNPCMNGAECVDLVNSYLCRCPEGFSGQNCETSGSIGGDCQYYPCQNGGTCQEGPTGYTCTCPPGYIGENCSTPLSRCSHNPCHNGATCHERNSRYVCACIPGYGGRNCQFLLPDAPRGQPVVDGPDKRYLSREGDIADDAEDDDSQFPWTAVCAGIFLVLIMLIGCSVLVVYVRVKLLDRHSHHGDSVHSDSRETMNNLTTTNNFLRSDKELGAMMTTSVKNTNKKVDYNSELTGSIGGLSGISGLNGLNGSEKHGFKSRYSGVEYNLVHELRSEELLLCKEEDHYEPEVKCEMLEESDAEERYRKRQNSDASEKKHLEESASCSKLHYESSVDLDHQATCDSKYESTDDLKHQSTSEDKYQSSSDVSYSSPTGSSRYQCTPDTKYQSVYVLSDQKDECIIATEV